In Aedes albopictus strain Foshan chromosome 3, AalbF5, whole genome shotgun sequence, the genomic window cttgaattttgaacgtatttttggagcattcaaaagttatttattttttattacaagactatctcataaatgacttcaatcaagcggattGAACACtcaaaaattataacataaaattatgataattttttgtgaaaacatcgattttcaagtcgccttaggaccattCAAATCGTAAagatttttatattccaaataaatttataaaatgtttactagtagctcttgtttactcagtatggatatggagcaaatattaatgcggaacaaatcttatattttgacgtttttcgttgagaaaatgtgaattacttaaaaggtgacccatcttgccccgctcttttttcacggcgcaaaatcgatcactttttaaaactgcttgtttaacgttgaacttttcgtcattgaaatcgtcgtcatcatcaaacatttgaaagcagttttttcgttcaaaagaaaagtttatgatATGAAAATATAATCACTGTCATCCACATGAGGAATTTAATGCAGTgattatattttcatgatccttgttttgatttgcagcgagaaaactgctttttattttccgaaaaatgatgacggatgcttgagccttaacatcatattttgtatttaatgaactttttatcgacttttagcatctaactagtgtattaaagaataGCGGACgcatacaaaccaatacgatttgtatttacaaagttatggtgatccatccttaggcgacccatcttgccccgccccaccctacctagTATCTGCGctaaataaaatattttctcattGTTTCGCTTTCAGAACCAACACAGATTTATCGTTATTTAAGGACCCGGAACATGATATCGGTATGTTGAGTACAATCTGATTTTCAGGTATTGTTTAATTTTCCATGGTATTCCTTACAGCCTATATTTTTGAATCGTAACTTATCATATATGCGCCACAGAATGTCCCGATCTCACAAAACacgcaatgttttcaaaatcgacTCTATGCTAGCTCAGAAGATGAACAAAATGCGCAACGACaaagcaaacggattgtcgtttACCGGAGAGTATCTGACGCTGCTATTTCTAGGCTTTTTCGATCAGATTCATGACGATAATATGTCGGACGATCAAAAAATTGACGATCGGGGCGAGAATGACAAGACGGTACAAGTGGAAACAGTGCTTCTGAAGATTTCTCACAACAAGCGTAAGGATATTTCATCGGCATTGATGCAAGTGGCCGTGGGGAAGTCAGACGTGGTGGTTAATCCGGCGGAAAAGCTCGCAGAAGATAAGGTGCCTACTATAAGCATTGCCACGGAATCATTTAGTTCGGTTGGAATAAACCAGGTGGCTGGGCCACAACTGTCGTTCCTCTTACTGTTTAGGGTACACATGCATTGCAGTTCGGAAAGTACCTATTGTGCTATTTCTAACGGAGCCGAAGGATTTGAAAATGGAGGAAGCGACGAAGAGCCCTCAAGCAAACGGCAAAAGATGAGTGGAACCAACAAGCTGTTCGGAACCGAATTGATAATTTACGACAAATACGGACGATGTTTGCTAAAGGAGGGAGATTACGAGCTTACGGTTCAGGAAATTTTGCCACATCAGCAACAAATGCAGAAGTACAATTCACCGAAAAAGAATGCCACATGGGAAACTATTCAGCCTTTGAACGGTGATAGGCATGATATGGATATAATTGATATCTACAAACAGAACGGAATTGATGATCAGAATCCCATTCTTatgttcagaaaatctcccagccTCAAATTTCGACTACAGTGGACGAAGGAAGCACTGCCTGTTCTGGTGGACAGACCACAACCCTTGTCGATAGCATTGAACAGCAGTAGCGACAAAGAAAATCACAAACCTGAGAATCTGTCGTCATCCTTTAAAAGAAATCTCAGCATTAACATCAATAATAACAGTATCCTTACACCTGCAGCAGCTACCGGAAATTCCAACATTCCCGCTCCGTTGGATGCAAATTCCGGCGCACTTGTACCGATGGGAGCTTCCAACGCAACTCCTGGCTCGACCGAACTTAAACTTTACGTCGATGAACCGAAAATCGATCACATCATCTATCAATTCGTGTACAACAACAACTCCCGCCAGCAAACGGAAACAAAGTCTGACTTCCACTGTCCGTGGTGCAGTTTGAACTGTGGCACGTTGTACCCACTGCTGAAACACCTGAAGCTATGTCACGCGAGGTTCATTTTTACGTACATTCCGATTCCCCCGAACGGAGCCCGCATCGACGTGTCGATAAACGAAATGTACGACGGGTCCTATAATGGGTCTCCTCACGACCTGCTCGGAACGGCAAATGCTTTCTCTAGGCGAGGCCCTATGCGCAGAACAGTGGTCACTAATTTGCTCGTGTGTAGACCCCGGAGGCAGAAACACAGTTTGTCCGAGTTTATCGAGTGCGATGAGAACGAGTTTGACAGCCAGCGGCCCTTCATCACCGGTCACAGCAGGTGAGTTTATTTGGTGGGAAATAATCTTAGAACTTAGCAGGCTCTTTGATAATGTATGACCGATAACCAATAGAAATCCGACACATCTCACATTCTAATAATAATCCATATAATTATGTcgtgtccttccggctttggcaaccTTCTGGGTACTGGGTTCGCCATAGAAAGCAGCGACTTGGTGTTTCTTCCTTCTGcgtcacacaccattctcctgcacaccgctaaCGATTGCCTTCTGTACGCTTCGCTCTaaatgaccgcagtttcttctggaattcatagtAGGCACTCACATTCACACTGCTCG contains:
- the LOC109431288 gene encoding polycomb protein suz12 isoform X1, yielding MVSKKKEKDAEVTKQPKMEAFQTDHELFMQAFEKPTQIYRYLRTRNMISPIFLNRNLSYMRHRMSRSHKTRNVFKIDSMLAQKMNKMRNDKANGLSFTGEYLTLLFLGFFDQIHDDNMSDDQKIDDRGENDKTVQVETVLLKISHNKRKDISSALMQVAVGKSDVVVNPAEKLAEDKVPTISIATESFSSVGINQVAGPQLSFLLLFRVHMHCSSESTYCAISNGAEGFENGGSDEEPSSKRQKMSGTNKLFGTELIIYDKYGRCLLKEGDYELTVQEILPHQQQMQKYNSPKKNATWETIQPLNGDRHDMDIIDIYKQNGIDDQNPILMFRKSPSLKFRLQWTKEALPVLVDRPQPLSIALNSSSDKENHKPENLSSSFKRNLSININNNSILTPAAATGNSNIPAPLDANSGALVPMGASNATPGSTELKLYVDEPKIDHIIYQFVYNNNSRQQTETKSDFHCPWCSLNCGTLYPLLKHLKLCHARFIFTYIPIPPNGARIDVSINEMYDGSYNGSPHDLLGTANAFSRRGPMRRTVVTNLLVCRPRRQKHSLSEFIECDENEFDSQRPFITGHSRMYHHTMTCLPVHPKELDIDSEGESDPLWLQHKTMQMIDEFTDVNEGEKELMKMWNLHVMKYGYVGDCQIPVALDMFIDCRGRDLLRKNLYRNFILHVCSMFDFGLVSPEVMQNAIRKLQNLLFENPDLQKQVATSRKDQMEYWNTVTVHKQAQPKTEKATDRAGAGASGTPSTPSHKAGSAGTGSDKRVKPTMTPAKSNFSLAGAGAATHAGSSVSTIDKNAISQSRRRSASAALHSNSSLANNTANKDTHHSSAHPNPSQSSSYASPHSNKRSSTASASHNSSIGNATRSSSNNSGGNSGSSSANKTSTITTRRKSLSVGTQRKRSLN
- the LOC109431288 gene encoding polycomb protein suz12 isoform X2, giving the protein MVSKKKEKDAEVTKQPKMEAFQTDHELFMQAFEKPTQIYRYLRTRNMISPIFLNRNLSYMRHRMSRSHKTRNVFKIDSMLAQKMNKMRNDKANGLSFTGEYLTLLFLGFFDQIHDDNMSDDQKIDDRGENDKTVQVETVLLKISHNKRKDISSALMQVAVGKSDVVVNPAEKLAEDKVPTISIATESFSSVGINQVAGPQLSFLLLFRVHMHCSSESTYCAISNGAEGFENGGSDEEPSSKRQKMSGTNKLFGTELIIYDKYGRCLLKEGDYELTVQEILPHQQQMQKYNSPKKNATWETIQPLNGDRHDMDIIDIYKQNGIDDQNPILMFRKSPSLKFRLQWTKEALPVLVDRPQPLSIALNSSSDKENHKPENLSSSFKRNLSININNNSILTPAAATGNSNIPAPLDANSGALVPMGASNATPGSTELKLYVDEPKIDHIIYQFVYNNNSRQQTETKSDFHCPWCSLNCGTLYPLLKHLKLCHARFIFTYIPIPPNGARIDVSINEMYDGSYNGSPHDLLGTANAFSRRGPMRRTVVTNLLVCRPRRQKHSLSEFIECDENEFDSQRPFITGHSRMYHHTMTCLPVHPKELDIDSEGESDPLWLQHKTMQMIDEFTDVNEGEKELMKMWNLHVMKYGYVGDCQIPVALDMFIDCRGRDLLRKNLYRNFILHVCSMFDFGLVSPEVMQNAIRKLQNLLFENPDLQKQVATSRKDQMEYWNTVTVHKQAQPKTEKATDRAGAGASGTPSTPSHKAGSAGTGSDKRVKPTMTPAKSNFSLAGAGAATHAGSSVSTIDKNVLATTAALAMPPGAAATTAVVIAAAAVPTKPPLLLPEESLFP
- the LOC109431288 gene encoding polycomb protein suz12 isoform X3 translates to MVSKKKEKDAEVTKQPKMEAFQTDHELFMQAFEKPTQIYRYLRTRNMISPIFLNRNLSYMRHRMSRSHKTRNVFKIDSMLAQKMNKMRNDKANGLSFTGEYLTLLFLGFFDQIHDDNMSDDQKIDDRGENDKTVQVETVLLKISHNKRKDISSALMQVAVGKSDVVVNPAEKLAEDKVPTISIATESFSSVGINQVAGPQLSFLLLFRVHMHCSSESTYCAISNGAEGFENGGSDEEPSSKRQKMSGTNKLFGTELIIYDKYGRCLLKEGDYELTVQEILPHQQQMQKYNSPKKNATWETIQPLNGDRHDMDIIDIYKQNGIDDQNPILMFRKSPSLKFRLQWTKEALPVLVDRPQPLSIALNSSSDKENHKPENLSSSFKRNLSININNNSILTPAAATGNSNIPAPLDANSGALVPMGASNATPGSTELKLYVDEPKIDHIIYQFVYNNNSRQQTETKSDFHCPWCSLNCGTLYPLLKHLKLCHARFIFTYIPIPPNGARIDVSINEMYDGSYNGSPHDLLGTANAFSRRGPMRRTVVTNLLVCRPRRQKHSLSEFIECDENEFDSQRPFITGHSRMYHHTMTCLPVHPKELDIDSEGESDPLWLQHKTMQMIDEFTDVNEGEKELMKMWNLHVMKYGYVGDCQIPVALDMFIDCRGRDLLRKNLYRNFILHVCSMFDFGLVSPEVMQNAIRKLQNLLFENPDLQKQVATSRKDQMEYWNTVTVHKQAQPKTEKATDRAGAGASGTPSTPSHKAGSAGTGSDKRVKPTMTPAKSNFSLAGAGAATHAGSSVSTIDKNGTQRKRSLN